The following coding sequences are from one Venturia canescens isolate UGA chromosome 5, ASM1945775v1, whole genome shotgun sequence window:
- the LOC122411267 gene encoding uncharacterized protein, with protein sequence MVKLVDQVYCKDSELKPALAMASQASHLARRLIVGVFKPSGYLNCTFTGQAARAHQNKPGNNQLVKPLNEIAKNEILNFAMMRAEKKGWKNKDGLLQTEKEVRHAMSQKIGELKRKHEANEKMAQKNKS encoded by the exons ATGGTAAAACTTGTGGATCAAGTTTATTGTAAGGATTCCGAATTGAAACCTGCTCTGGCAATGGCTTCACAAGCTTCTCATCTTGCTCGAAGATTAATTGTCGGTGTTTTTAAACCTTCTGGCTATTTGAACTGTACATTCACTGGACAAGCTGCACGTGCTCATCAAAATAAACCGGGGAACAATCAACTCGTAAAGCCGTTAAATGAAATTgccaaaaatgaaattttga ATTTTGCTATGATGCgagcagagaaaaaaggatgGAAAAACAAGGATGGCTTACTTCAGACTGAAAAAGAAGTACGTCATGCTATGTCGCAGAAAATTGGGGAGCttaaaagaaaacatgaagccaacgaaaaaatggctcaaaaaaataaatcgtaa
- the LOC122411262 gene encoding uncharacterized protein, which translates to MLNISLGMNRPGVSAPNDADLHVATSATPSYSKKHFCFYCQKFQVKIARHLEAVHGNEEEVKKFTRLAIKSKVRKAVIAEIRKKGNHLHNNDTRFNTGELLVCRRPNVRMQRGAGDYLACGNCKGQYARSSIGHHFSECTGTSGKSEHIAVSSGKKATARLHETANVLVRKWIFPYLREDAIVRGIRYDELIILYANKECEKYGAHQHHYAMIGARLRLLGRFFEAIKVLKPAIKVFADVYIPRHYDSAIAAVRVVANFNEETRMFAHPAVASNLGTLIKYCGEILRSEKIKTELAAEQKQVEDFLKLMAEGFGTSINRAVAETQAQNNRRKKVVLPLDEDIKKLDNFIKSERTKYFNELKEKFSFLAWKKLAEATLLSLQTFNRRRPGEIERIHVQDFETHQNIDKVANKDSYERLSGEGKKLAKEFVRFEIRGKRGRGVPVLVDKSVFDCMQLLLAYRAEAGVAGKNPHFFALPSSNEECYRYLRACNLMREFSQKCGASIPNTLRGTQLRKHIATRCIQLNLKSGQVTNLANFLGHEEKIHKDIYRQPVLETDIIEMSKILKIAQGHDDSSDESEENETDNLNSREVPKKRSRFQG; encoded by the exons atgttgaatataTCGTTGGGCATGAATAGGCCGGGAGTCTCTGCACCAAATGATGCAGATTTGCATGTAGCAACATCCGCTACTCCGTCCtattcaaaaaaacatttctgtTTTTActgtcaaaaatttcaagtaaaaattgcccgaCATTTAGAGGCAGTACATGGAAACGaagaagaagtaaaaaaattcacgCGACTTGCCATAAAAAGTAAAGTAAGAAAGGCAGTAATTGCAGAAATTAGGAAGAAGGGGAACCATCTACACAATAACGACACTCGCTTTAACACGGGAGAGCTTCTAGTATGTCGACGGCCGAATGTAAGAATGCAAAGAGGGGCTGGAGATTATTTGGCTTGCGGAAATTGTAAAGGTCAGTATGCAAGGTCGAGTATCGGACATCACTTTAGTGAGTGTACAGGAACTTCTGGAAAATCCGAACACATTGCGGTGTCAAGTGGAAAAAAGGCAACGGCTCGACTTCATGAAACTGCCAACGTTTTGGTGCGAAAGTGGATTTTCCCCTATCTACGAGAGGATGCAATTGTTCGAGGAATTCGCTATGAtgaattgattattttatatGCAAATAAAGAATGCGAAAAATACGGTGCACACCAACATCATTATGCGATGATAGGCGCCCGTCTCCGCTTGcttggacgattttttgaagctATCAAAGTCTTGAAACCGGCTATCAAAGTTTTTGCGGATGTCTACATACCACGGCACTATGACAGCGCAATAGCTGCTGTACGAGTGGTAGCAAATTTCAATGAAGAAACCCGTATGTTCGCACATCCAGCTGTGGCGTCAAACCTCGGGACCTTAATTAAATACTGTGGCGAAATCTTAAGAtcagaaaaaatcaaaactgaATTAGCTGCTGAGCAAAAACAAGTCGAGGATTTCTTAAAATTAATGGCGGAAGGTTTCGGTACGAGCATCAACAGAGCAGTGGCTGAGACTCAGGCGCAAAAtaaccgacgaaaaaaagtcgtttTACCGTTAGACGaagacataaaaaaacttgataaCTTCATCAAATCGGAAAGAACCaaatatttcaacgaattgaaggaaaaattcTCATTCCTCGCATGGAAAAAACTCGCAGAAGCAACATTACTTTCGCTGCAAACTTTTAATCGACGGCGCCCTGGCGAAATCGAACGAATTCACGTTCAGGATTTCGAAACGCATCAAAACATCGACAAGGTTGCCAATAAGGACTCATATGAGCGTTTGTCGggtgagggaaaaaaactggCAAAAGAATTCGTACGATTCGAAATCCGCGGAAAGAGAGGTAGAGGGGTCCCCGTCCTTGTGGATAAGAGCGTTTTCGATTGCATGCAATTATTATTAGCATATCGAGCTGAGGCTGGCGTCGCAGGAAAAAATCCCCATTTTTTTGCGCTTCCCTCGAGTAATGAAGAATGCTATCGGTATTTGCGTGCCTGTAATTTAATGCGAGAATTTTCCCAAAAATGCGGTGCTTCAATTCCGAATACTCTTCGTGGAACACAGCTGCGGAAACATATAGCCACCCGTTGCATACAGCTAAACTTGAAAAGTGGACAAGTCACCAATCTAGCGAATTTCTTGGGTCACGAGGAAAAGATTCACAAAGACATATATCGACAACCGGTTCTTGAAACCGATATAAttgaaatgtcgaaaatcttgaaaatagCCCAAGGCCACGACGATTCGTCTGATGAATCTGAGGAAAATGAAACAGATAATTTGAATAGCCGAGAAGTTCCGAAAAAAAGAAG ccGATTTCAAGGGTGA